A window of the Rhodoferax sp. GW822-FHT02A01 genome harbors these coding sequences:
- a CDS encoding glycosyltransferase, whose translation MTPRKPRLVFVSPVFLFPNDAGGKIRTTNILRGLKGGAFDITLVSVADEAQQRRWAAEIAGVCDRFVAWQPAPERPKWLRALDLLRELPVNVVADRTEAGANAVRQLAQAPGDLIVFDFVHSAVLMPEQLRQASVCFTHNVEAEIFARHASKAKDGARRWMWSSQYRKMARFERDALERFTTVIAVSERDAQFFRNSYAIADCHAIPTGVDLDFFSWQVPPPVDGVHPPTVVFTGSMDWTANIDGVQYFLNEVWPLILRRQPNARFVVVGRNPPNMLKALGQSARNVEFTGFVDDVRPYVHAAHAFVIPLLVGGGTRIKAFEAMAMGCPIVSTSLGTEGLGAEPERHFLERDGAQPMADAVLALLEDAALRQRISSEARAVVDQRFGHKVAAEVFEKICLGALERHRTHAVTR comes from the coding sequence GTGACGCCACGCAAGCCTCGGCTGGTCTTCGTTTCGCCGGTCTTTCTTTTCCCCAACGATGCGGGCGGAAAGATACGCACCACCAATATTTTGCGTGGGCTGAAAGGTGGCGCCTTTGACATCACGCTGGTCAGTGTGGCTGATGAGGCCCAACAGCGGCGTTGGGCTGCAGAGATTGCCGGCGTGTGCGACCGCTTCGTTGCGTGGCAACCGGCACCAGAGCGGCCCAAATGGTTGCGTGCACTGGACTTGTTGCGCGAGCTGCCCGTCAACGTAGTGGCTGACCGCACAGAGGCTGGCGCCAACGCTGTGCGGCAACTGGCGCAGGCGCCGGGTGATCTCATCGTGTTTGATTTCGTGCACAGCGCGGTACTCATGCCTGAGCAACTGCGGCAAGCCAGCGTGTGTTTCACCCATAACGTGGAGGCCGAGATCTTTGCGCGTCACGCCAGCAAGGCGAAAGATGGGGCGCGACGATGGATGTGGTCCTCCCAGTACCGCAAGATGGCCCGCTTCGAACGCGACGCGTTGGAGCGCTTCACCACCGTCATTGCCGTCTCGGAGCGCGACGCGCAGTTCTTCCGGAATTCCTATGCCATAGCAGACTGCCACGCCATTCCCACTGGCGTGGATCTGGATTTCTTTTCCTGGCAGGTTCCGCCGCCCGTGGATGGGGTGCACCCCCCCACAGTGGTGTTTACCGGTTCCATGGATTGGACGGCCAACATCGATGGAGTGCAGTACTTCTTGAATGAAGTCTGGCCTCTCATTCTGCGGCGGCAACCCAATGCGCGCTTCGTGGTCGTGGGGCGGAACCCTCCGAATATGCTGAAGGCACTGGGACAATCCGCCCGTAACGTGGAGTTCACTGGATTTGTGGACGACGTCCGACCCTATGTGCATGCGGCCCATGCCTTTGTCATACCGCTGCTGGTGGGTGGAGGCACACGCATCAAGGCCTTCGAGGCCATGGCGATGGGTTGTCCCATCGTCTCCACGTCACTGGGCACGGAAGGTCTCGGCGCTGAGCCGGAGCGTCACTTTCTTGAGCGCGATGGTGCGCAGCCCATGGCCGATGCCGTGTTGGCACTCTTGGAGGATGCGGCGTTGCGGCAGCGCATATCAAGCGAGGCTCGCGCAGTTGTGGACCAACGCTTTGGCCACAAGGTTGCGGCTGAAGTGTTCGAGAAGATCTGCCTGGGTGCCTTGGAACGCCACCGCACCCATGCTGTCACCCGCTGA
- a CDS encoding glycosyltransferase family 39 protein, whose product MHTDAGGGIWSWVAALLTLTYVLLLVRYAWIGFSESDDVFYATAAQQWVGHFHLAANHWGLRHAIVLPMALGFAVFGRNEMTLVFPSLLYFVLLLGLSFVCVRRIAGYYGGLLAVALVASTPVIVSGASWVTTDLPETFFLLASVWLFLYALETGGRVWQFVLCGIFAGLGLITRETSVVLAVFYGILMMRNYGGRRDIYLWIGVGVALVLAIDTAYLAGSSGDLLYRLHISQQGVKGDNPDMVGQFQTQQGLDRFGSLTAPRWLQAWIVLFFNQNFGILPWLGLAATVYLSVKAVARIRTISRMVLLLAAVWFLVMSFVFTFLWLVPRYQILTAAALAMPLAIYLADTIRKGRMVVAVGVVCAAAGFALLAIGVSDRNPLFGEKALAHIAAQGTASRINTDPGTLRGAAWLLDANESAQRVVAEPPRPGDLYFFYDRPRRGLPKDWPVQRPGSDWIEVAQMQEPPRPMIALIFGMGLEHVLPDAVARKLNFQPRHAVLFRLPAPPLPAGGQDSTSR is encoded by the coding sequence ATGCACACCGATGCAGGTGGAGGTATTTGGAGCTGGGTAGCGGCGCTGCTGACGCTCACGTATGTGCTGCTGTTGGTCCGTTATGCTTGGATTGGCTTTTCCGAGAGTGATGACGTTTTTTATGCCACGGCGGCTCAGCAGTGGGTAGGGCACTTTCACTTGGCAGCAAACCACTGGGGACTGCGTCACGCCATTGTCCTGCCTATGGCTCTGGGGTTTGCGGTGTTTGGCCGCAACGAGATGACACTCGTATTTCCCTCGCTGCTGTACTTCGTGCTGCTTCTCGGTTTGAGCTTTGTCTGTGTGCGCAGGATAGCGGGCTATTACGGCGGCCTTCTCGCCGTAGCGCTGGTGGCCTCCACGCCGGTGATCGTCTCCGGCGCTTCCTGGGTAACGACCGACCTGCCGGAGACCTTTTTCCTGTTAGCTTCCGTTTGGCTGTTTCTATATGCTCTGGAGACGGGAGGCCGCGTCTGGCAGTTCGTCTTGTGCGGCATCTTTGCTGGCTTGGGACTGATCACACGGGAGACCAGTGTGGTTCTTGCCGTGTTCTACGGCATTCTGATGATGCGGAACTATGGCGGGCGGCGTGACATCTACCTCTGGATAGGTGTTGGCGTGGCGCTCGTCCTGGCCATTGACACCGCGTACCTGGCGGGCAGTAGCGGCGACTTGTTGTACAGACTGCATATAAGCCAACAGGGTGTGAAAGGTGACAATCCTGACATGGTGGGCCAATTCCAGACCCAGCAAGGGCTTGACCGGTTTGGCTCGTTGACTGCACCCCGCTGGTTGCAGGCCTGGATTGTGTTGTTCTTCAACCAGAATTTTGGCATCTTGCCGTGGTTGGGTCTGGCGGCAACGGTCTATCTTTCCGTCAAGGCTGTGGCCCGCATCAGAACTATTAGCCGCATGGTTCTATTGCTGGCGGCGGTATGGTTTCTGGTGATGTCGTTCGTGTTCACGTTCTTATGGCTCGTGCCACGTTACCAGATTCTCACGGCCGCCGCCCTGGCCATGCCGCTTGCAATCTACCTTGCGGACACGATTCGCAAAGGGCGCATGGTGGTGGCAGTGGGTGTTGTCTGTGCGGCCGCGGGGTTTGCTTTGCTTGCCATTGGTGTATCGGACCGCAATCCTCTCTTTGGGGAAAAGGCGCTGGCACACATTGCAGCACAGGGCACCGCTTCCAGGATAAATACGGACCCTGGCACTTTGCGAGGTGCGGCATGGCTGCTGGATGCAAACGAAAGTGCACAACGTGTTGTCGCTGAGCCGCCGCGTCCGGGCGATCTGTATTTCTTCTACGACCGGCCAAGACGCGGTCTGCCGAAAGACTGGCCCGTTCAACGTCCGGGTTCCGACTGGATTGAGGTTGCGCAAATGCAGGAGCCGCCACGTCCCATGATCGCACTGATATTCGGCATGGGCCTGGAACATGTGTTGCCGGATGCCGTGGCACGCAAGCTCAATTTCCAGCCGCGCCACGCCGTTTTGTTCCGCTTGCCCGCGCCACCGTTGCCAGCAGGTGGGCAAGATTCCACCAGCCGCTGA
- a CDS encoding acyltransferase: MVELRALTSLRGLAAFYVVLLHFSTAFEHHAVATIPSLAPRGYLAVDFFFVLSGFIMTYSYAADFRQYGFVRAAPSFMIKRVARLIPLHWFITFALLTYTLAVSPGFTGSVKPAFESANPVRDVIFNLLLLQGLGLAPNMNGPSWSISVEFFAYLAFPLFLKLVFHTSSWIRGLLAVGAVLALAATAMHGHRLSLETQTVSWTLVRCFSEFVLGMVVYHSYSMDPRAKRFGTDVVLSIMLLIAATMMLLRLWDLVAVLTFPFIILGVAYNSSWVTRVLDHRFMYFMGVISFSLYMIHYPIAYLELSLVKQLHSQALGQTAALAVAFAGSLTTIPIAWCTYRWIEYPGRDIIRSLARRFAVARE; encoded by the coding sequence ATGGTTGAATTGCGCGCGTTGACGTCCTTGCGTGGTCTGGCAGCGTTTTACGTGGTGCTGCTACATTTTTCGACTGCCTTCGAGCACCACGCCGTAGCCACCATCCCGTCACTGGCGCCGCGAGGGTACCTTGCCGTTGATTTTTTCTTTGTACTCAGCGGCTTCATCATGACGTACTCCTATGCGGCGGACTTCCGACAATACGGATTTGTGCGTGCCGCTCCATCCTTCATGATCAAGCGCGTTGCCCGTCTGATTCCGCTGCACTGGTTTATCACATTTGCACTATTGACCTATACATTGGCTGTATCGCCAGGGTTCACTGGTTCGGTCAAGCCAGCGTTTGAATCCGCGAACCCGGTGCGAGATGTGATTTTCAATCTTTTGCTACTGCAAGGTCTGGGACTTGCTCCCAACATGAATGGTCCGTCCTGGTCAATCAGTGTTGAATTTTTCGCCTATCTGGCGTTCCCCTTGTTCCTGAAACTCGTTTTTCACACAAGTTCTTGGATTCGAGGTCTGTTGGCAGTCGGGGCTGTACTTGCACTTGCAGCAACTGCCATGCATGGGCATCGGCTGAGTCTGGAAACGCAAACGGTATCGTGGACTTTGGTCCGCTGTTTTTCAGAATTTGTGCTGGGCATGGTGGTGTATCACAGCTATTCCATGGATCCCCGCGCAAAGCGCTTTGGCACAGATGTCGTCCTTTCCATCATGTTGTTGATTGCGGCCACCATGATGTTGCTGCGCCTGTGGGACCTTGTGGCGGTTTTGACGTTTCCGTTCATCATCCTGGGCGTTGCATACAACAGCAGTTGGGTGACCAGGGTGCTGGACCATCGCTTCATGTACTTCATGGGGGTGATTTCTTTTTCCCTATACATGATTCACTACCCTATTGCGTACCTGGAGCTCAGTCTGGTCAAGCAACTGCATTCCCAAGCGCTTGGTCAGACGGCGGCCCTGGCCGTTGCGTTTGCCGGCTCACTTACGACCATCCCGATCGCTTGGTGCACCTATCGCTGGATAGAATACCCGGGTCGCGACATCATCCGTTCATTGGCAAGGCGATTTGCTGTAGCCCGTGAATGA
- a CDS encoding glycosyltransferase family 2 protein, whose translation MANTSFRNLKVAVLVPCYNEGQTVASVVRDFRKALPEAVIYVYDNNSKDDTVARAKEAGAVVRGERSQGKGNVIRRMFADIDADLYVMVDGDDTYDASCVPSFLEYMLANNLDMVNGERIHESEQAYRFGHQFGNRLLTGLVGTFFRKEFNDMLSGLKIFSRRFVKSFPALTRGFDIETELTVHALEMRMAVGEMTVAYRERPEGSISKLSTYRDGWRILTTIARFLKEERPMQFFGACGAVLAILSLGLSVPLIMTFLETGLVPRLPTAVLVVGLMLTAVLSVTAGLILDTVTRGRQEMKRLLYLSVPATQGERV comes from the coding sequence ATGGCAAACACGAGCTTCCGAAATCTGAAAGTCGCTGTCCTGGTGCCTTGCTACAACGAGGGTCAGACCGTTGCCAGCGTGGTGCGAGACTTTCGAAAAGCACTTCCTGAGGCCGTCATCTATGTGTACGACAACAATTCCAAGGATGACACGGTAGCCCGTGCAAAGGAAGCGGGCGCCGTCGTTCGTGGCGAGCGGTCCCAGGGCAAAGGCAATGTGATTCGTCGAATGTTTGCGGACATCGATGCCGACCTGTACGTCATGGTGGATGGAGACGACACCTATGACGCCTCCTGTGTGCCCTCTTTCTTAGAGTACATGCTGGCAAACAACCTGGACATGGTGAATGGTGAGCGCATCCATGAAAGTGAACAGGCTTACCGTTTCGGGCATCAGTTTGGCAATCGCCTGTTGACGGGGCTGGTGGGCACTTTTTTCCGCAAGGAATTCAATGACATGTTGTCGGGCCTGAAGATATTCTCGCGCCGCTTCGTCAAATCCTTTCCTGCGCTCACGCGTGGCTTCGATATTGAAACCGAGTTGACCGTGCATGCGCTGGAAATGCGTATGGCTGTGGGCGAAATGACGGTGGCGTACCGAGAGCGTCCGGAAGGGTCGATCAGCAAGCTGAGCACGTACCGTGACGGTTGGCGGATCCTCACAACCATTGCGCGCTTCCTGAAGGAAGAGCGTCCCATGCAGTTCTTCGGTGCCTGCGGAGCCGTGCTGGCCATTCTGAGTCTGGGTCTCTCCGTGCCGCTGATCATGACTTTCCTGGAAACTGGCCTGGTGCCCCGTCTGCCTACGGCAGTTCTGGTGGTTGGCTTGATGTTGACGGCTGTTCTCAGCGTGACGGCAGGCCTGATCCTCGATACCGTCACCCGTGGCCGCCAGGAGATGAAGCGACTGCTGTATCTCTCGGTTCCTGCCACCCAGGGGGAACGTGTGTGA
- a CDS encoding GtrA family protein has translation MRDFARFVVVGGVGFGVDAGVMMGLLRLGAPLLAARLASFGLAVTVTWTLNRAWTFSHPQPRRARRAYIEYLAGQTMGAGINFSVFFLALACWTDLKQYPLVPLALASGVAMVFNFLVARHLVFKPGRG, from the coding sequence ATGCGTGATTTTGCGCGCTTCGTGGTGGTGGGGGGAGTCGGCTTTGGGGTCGATGCTGGCGTGATGATGGGCCTGCTGCGATTGGGTGCACCCCTGCTAGCGGCACGTCTGGCATCCTTCGGCTTGGCCGTCACCGTCACATGGACCCTGAACAGGGCCTGGACGTTTTCACACCCGCAGCCGCGCAGGGCGCGCCGCGCCTACATTGAGTACCTTGCTGGTCAGACTATGGGTGCCGGCATTAATTTTTCGGTTTTTTTTCTCGCCCTGGCATGCTGGACTGACCTGAAGCAGTACCCGCTGGTTCCCTTGGCCTTAGCCTCGGGTGTTGCCATGGTTTTCAATTTTCTGGTGGCCAGGCATCTCGTGTTCAAGCCGGGACGCGGCTAG
- a CDS encoding putative O-glycosylation ligase, exosortase A system-associated — protein sequence MRDLMLFGAMLVFFALAVGNTFIAYMLWGWAGLAAVNYYVFGFMQTQPIVQVFAIITLVLIVMGKDDERQPFALNRTSSIYLVYTAQALVCATLAYPDLARNWELAVNLIKTLLYCVLMPMVLTSRYRIHAFVVMLAIATGLHGLLDGLKFIANAGRHVAMGIGKFGDNNHFALVLVMSLPLLIYISRFVSSRLIKLGFMGVTVLTVLAVVATHSRGGLACMVAVALWFIATSKRKMAGLLLVSVSAVLVVAMAPADWTERMNTMRDAGADNSFMQRVSAWKVSSAIALENPVFGGGFHAVQARPVWERFQNAPSLLPTMQGMDFNIARAAHSIYFEVMGDGGFLGLIIFLTVFLNAIFTARTVIREAIALGPEFEWARNLAEMLLLTIIAYLAGGALLSAAYFEMPYIVCMLLEVLKLHLRRERRLTDSNGARKAVA from the coding sequence ATGCGTGACCTGATGTTGTTTGGCGCCATGCTGGTGTTTTTTGCACTCGCAGTGGGCAATACCTTCATTGCCTATATGCTGTGGGGCTGGGCGGGTTTGGCTGCCGTCAATTACTACGTCTTCGGCTTCATGCAAACGCAGCCGATCGTGCAGGTATTTGCCATCATCACCCTGGTCCTGATAGTGATGGGCAAGGATGATGAGCGACAGCCTTTTGCCCTCAACCGTACATCCAGCATATATCTGGTCTACACCGCTCAAGCGCTTGTATGCGCAACGCTGGCTTACCCAGATCTGGCGCGAAATTGGGAATTGGCCGTCAACCTCATCAAGACTCTTTTGTACTGTGTGCTGATGCCCATGGTGCTGACCAGTCGTTACCGCATTCACGCCTTTGTCGTCATGCTCGCCATAGCCACTGGTCTGCACGGGCTGCTGGATGGGCTGAAGTTCATAGCCAATGCCGGCAGGCACGTCGCCATGGGCATAGGCAAGTTCGGGGACAACAACCATTTTGCGCTGGTGCTCGTGATGTCGCTTCCCTTGTTGATTTATATCTCGCGCTTCGTCAGCAGCAGGCTGATCAAACTCGGCTTTATGGGTGTCACCGTACTTACCGTGCTGGCAGTTGTGGCCACCCATTCGCGTGGAGGCCTGGCCTGCATGGTCGCAGTGGCCTTGTGGTTCATTGCCACTAGCAAGCGCAAAATGGCGGGATTGCTTCTGGTGTCCGTATCTGCCGTTCTGGTGGTCGCCATGGCGCCTGCAGATTGGACCGAACGCATGAACACCATGCGCGATGCGGGGGCTGACAACTCCTTCATGCAGCGTGTCTCTGCGTGGAAAGTCAGCAGCGCCATCGCCCTGGAAAATCCTGTATTCGGTGGTGGTTTCCACGCGGTGCAGGCTCGCCCGGTGTGGGAGCGATTCCAGAATGCCCCCAGCCTGTTGCCCACCATGCAAGGCATGGACTTCAACATCGCGAGAGCTGCGCACAGCATTTATTTTGAAGTCATGGGAGATGGTGGCTTTCTGGGGCTGATCATTTTCCTGACTGTCTTCCTTAACGCAATTTTCACGGCGCGTACGGTGATCCGAGAAGCGATAGCGCTAGGCCCGGAATTTGAGTGGGCCAGGAACCTTGCAGAAATGCTGCTGTTGACCATCATTGCCTACTTGGCCGGCGGCGCCTTGTTATCTGCGGCCTATTTTGAGATGCCCTACATCGTCTGTATGCTGCTGGAAGTGCTAAAGCTCCACCTTCGCCGCGAACGACGTCTCACAGACTCCAACGGCGCCCGCAAAGCGGTCGCATAG
- a CDS encoding nucleotide sugar dehydrogenase: protein MKISVFGLGYVGAVSCGCLPELGHDVIGVDTNPLKVKMINDGQSPVVEEGINELIASAVQAGKLQATPDVEYAVLNTDVSLISVATPSNPDYSPNLTAVDAVIRSIGQVLRKKSTPHVVVLRSTVPPGTTEGRILPILEESSGRKVGQNLSLVFNPEFLREGSSVKDFHNPPQTVIGSLDEAGYLALEQMYEGLPGQFVRTSNAVAESVKYLCNVFHAMKIVFANEAGSVLKATGLDGREVMKIFCNDAQLNISPAYLRPGFAFGGSCLPKEVKGFLTLARGLNVPIPVLGGLLDSNEAHIKRAYDLIARDGRRKVALFGLAFKPGTDDMRDSPLVALAERLLGKGFDLCIYDGFVKLSRLLGKNKEFIEREIPHLDRLLRESPEAALHDAEVLVIGHAEPQVRQLIVSRAKGRRIVDLSGYAELRNLDGVEYEGICW, encoded by the coding sequence ATGAAGATTTCCGTTTTTGGTTTGGGGTATGTGGGTGCCGTGTCCTGTGGCTGCCTTCCCGAACTGGGTCACGACGTGATTGGTGTGGATACCAATCCGCTCAAGGTCAAAATGATCAACGATGGCCAGTCACCGGTGGTGGAAGAGGGCATCAATGAGCTGATTGCGTCTGCCGTCCAGGCAGGCAAGCTCCAAGCCACTCCTGACGTGGAGTATGCGGTGCTCAATACCGACGTTTCGCTGATTTCGGTGGCCACGCCCTCCAATCCCGATTATTCGCCCAATCTCACGGCGGTAGACGCCGTCATTCGATCCATTGGTCAGGTGTTGCGCAAGAAGAGCACGCCGCACGTCGTGGTATTGCGCAGCACTGTCCCGCCTGGCACCACCGAAGGCCGCATATTGCCCATTCTGGAAGAAAGTTCCGGGCGCAAGGTGGGACAGAACCTGTCGCTGGTGTTCAACCCCGAATTCCTGCGGGAAGGCTCTTCCGTCAAAGACTTTCACAACCCGCCGCAGACCGTCATCGGCAGCCTGGATGAAGCGGGGTACCTGGCTCTGGAGCAGATGTACGAAGGCCTGCCCGGTCAGTTCGTGCGCACCAGCAACGCCGTGGCCGAGTCGGTCAAGTACCTGTGCAATGTGTTCCACGCAATGAAGATCGTGTTTGCCAATGAAGCCGGGTCGGTGCTCAAGGCCACCGGCCTGGATGGTCGCGAGGTCATGAAGATATTCTGCAACGACGCGCAACTCAATATCTCTCCAGCGTATCTGCGCCCGGGATTCGCCTTCGGCGGCTCATGCCTGCCCAAGGAGGTCAAAGGCTTCCTGACACTGGCTCGTGGCCTCAACGTTCCCATTCCCGTGCTGGGGGGCCTCCTGGATAGCAACGAAGCGCACATCAAGCGCGCATACGATCTGATCGCCCGTGACGGACGGCGCAAGGTGGCGCTCTTCGGTCTGGCATTCAAGCCCGGCACGGACGACATGCGTGACTCGCCGCTGGTGGCGCTGGCAGAGCGGTTGCTGGGCAAGGGCTTTGACCTGTGCATTTATGACGGTTTTGTCAAACTCAGCCGGCTGCTGGGCAAGAACAAGGAATTCATTGAGCGAGAAATTCCGCACCTGGACAGGCTTTTGCGCGAATCGCCAGAAGCTGCGCTCCACGACGCCGAAGTGCTTGTCATCGGCCATGCCGAGCCGCAGGTGCGACAGCTGATTGTTTCCCGGGCAAAGGGACGGCGCATTGTTGATTTGTCGGGCTATGCGGAGCTGCGCAACCTGGACGGCGTTGAGTACGAGGGCATTTGCTGGTGA
- a CDS encoding glycosyltransferase family 4 protein — protein sequence MTARPIRILLFSTLYPNSVRPIHGIFVETRLRELLKSGQVQAKVVAPVPWFPFTHARFGEYALHARAPRFEVRNGIEVYHPRYFLPPKVGMNLAPSLLWRGALPTIRKLIAEGFDFDLIDAHYYYPDGVAASYLAKALGKPFTVTARGTDLNQIPEFARPRRLILETAAQAGGSIGVAKALMVRLAELGADPAKLHVMRNGVDLERFSPLPREVARQQLGLQLQVRYLLSVGHLIERKGHDIAISALPLLPPDVQLLIVGAGAERHNLEALAQRLGVKERVRFAGVVPQTDLKWWYSAVDALVLCSSREGWANVLLESMACGTPVIASNIWGTPEVVGSPDAGVLMPERTPAGLVQGFEALYAHYPERDATRHHAESFSWDATTQAQLQLFSDILGRMNRGGITS from the coding sequence ATGACTGCCCGCCCCATCCGAATCCTGCTTTTTTCCACGCTGTATCCGAATTCGGTGCGCCCCATCCACGGCATATTTGTGGAAACCCGGTTGCGCGAACTGCTCAAGTCAGGCCAAGTGCAGGCGAAAGTCGTAGCGCCGGTCCCTTGGTTTCCCTTCACACATGCGCGATTTGGTGAGTACGCCCTGCACGCCCGTGCACCTCGCTTCGAAGTGCGCAACGGCATCGAGGTTTACCATCCACGCTACTTTCTGCCCCCCAAAGTCGGCATGAACCTCGCGCCTTCACTGCTGTGGCGCGGCGCATTGCCAACCATTCGCAAGCTGATTGCCGAAGGATTCGATTTCGACCTCATCGATGCGCACTACTACTACCCCGACGGTGTAGCCGCCAGTTACCTTGCCAAGGCATTGGGCAAGCCCTTCACAGTGACGGCACGCGGCACCGATCTCAACCAGATACCCGAATTTGCGCGCCCGCGCCGCCTGATACTGGAGACTGCCGCCCAGGCAGGTGGCTCGATCGGCGTTGCCAAGGCGCTGATGGTGCGACTGGCCGAATTGGGGGCCGACCCGGCCAAACTGCATGTGATGCGCAATGGTGTGGATCTGGAGCGGTTTTCTCCCCTGCCTCGGGAAGTCGCCCGCCAGCAACTGGGCCTGCAACTCCAGGTCCGTTACCTGCTGTCTGTCGGGCATCTGATCGAGCGCAAAGGGCATGACATCGCCATCTCTGCGCTCCCCCTGCTTCCTCCCGATGTGCAGCTGTTGATCGTTGGCGCGGGCGCAGAGCGTCACAATCTGGAGGCGCTTGCCCAGCGCCTAGGTGTCAAGGAACGTGTGCGCTTTGCCGGCGTGGTGCCCCAGACCGACTTGAAGTGGTGGTACAGCGCTGTCGACGCGCTGGTGCTGTGTTCCAGCCGGGAGGGGTGGGCCAATGTGCTTCTGGAATCCATGGCCTGCGGCACGCCGGTCATTGCCAGCAATATCTGGGGCACGCCGGAAGTGGTCGGTTCCCCCGACGCCGGCGTGCTGATGCCCGAGCGCACGCCAGCGGGATTGGTGCAAGGCTTCGAGGCCCTGTATGCGCACTATCCGGAGCGCGATGCGACGCGCCACCATGCGGAGTCCTTTTCCTGGGACGCTACCACCCAAGCGCAGCTGCAGTTGTTTTCCGACATTCTTGGCAGAATGAACAGGGGAGGTATCACAAGTTGA